Genomic segment of Bifidobacterium lemurum:
GGATCATCTTCGCGCCCGTATCCTGATACTGGCCTTTGCCGGCGAAGCCGAGCGACATGGTCTCAGCCTTCGCATACGGTTCGGCGAGCACGCAGGCCGGGTATTTCATCGTGGCCTTGGAACCGATGTTGCCGTCCACCCATTCCATCGTGCCGTGCGCGCGCACGTAGGCGCGCTGGGTCACGAGATTGTAGACGTTGTTCGACCAGTTCTGCACGGTGGTGTAACGCACGCGGGCGTGCGGCTCCACGAAAATCTCCACCACGCCGGAGTGCAGCGAATCGGTGGAGTAGATCGGAGCGGTGCAGCCCTCCACGTAATGCACGTAGGAGCCTTCGTCCGCGATGATCAGCGTGCGTTCGAACTGGCCCATATTCGGGGTGTTGATGCGGAAGTACGCCTGCAACGGGATGTCCACATGCACGCCCTTGGGCACGTAGACGAACGAGCCGCCCGACCATGCCGCAGTGTTGAGCGCGGAGAACTTATTGTCGTTGCTGGGAATGCACTTGCCGAAGTACTTCTGTACGATCTCGGGATATTCGCGCACCGCAGTGTCGGTGTCCACGAAGATCACGCCCTGCTTTTTCAGGTCGTCCTGAATGGAATGGTAAATCATCTCGGACTCGTACTGCGCGGCCACGCCGGAGATCAGACGGCTTTTCTCCGCCTCCGGAATGCCGAGCCTGTCGTAGGTGTCGCGGATTTCGTCGGGCACTTCCTCCCAAGAGGCGGCCTGCTTGTCCATCGGCTTGACGTAGTACTTGAAGTCGTCCGCGTCGAAATCCTTCAAATCGACGCCCCACAGGGGCATCGGGCGGTTCACGAAGTCGCGGTAGCCTTCGAGACGTTTCTCGAGCATCCACTCGGGCTCGCCTTTGTCAGCGCTGATCTCACGCACCACCTGCTCGCTGATGCCCTTTTTCGCGGCCTCGCCGGCGGCGTCGGAATCATGCCAGCCGTAGAGGTATTCGCCGAACTGCGAGATGATCTCGTCATCCTGCCTGATCTTGTCCTCGTTGACGCGGCCTCGATCAGCCACATACTGGCTCATCTCCACGTCTGACGCGGCGCCAGGGGCTTGTTGCTCGCTCATGTGCCCGCCTCCTTA
This window contains:
- the sufB gene encoding Fe-S cluster assembly protein SufB, whose protein sequence is MSEQQAPGAASDVEMSQYVADRGRVNEDKIRQDDEIISQFGEYLYGWHDSDAAGEAAKKGISEQVVREISADKGEPEWMLEKRLEGYRDFVNRPMPLWGVDLKDFDADDFKYYVKPMDKQAASWEEVPDEIRDTYDRLGIPEAEKSRLISGVAAQYESEMIYHSIQDDLKKQGVIFVDTDTAVREYPEIVQKYFGKCIPSNDNKFSALNTAAWSGGSFVYVPKGVHVDIPLQAYFRINTPNMGQFERTLIIADEGSYVHYVEGCTAPIYSTDSLHSGVVEIFVEPHARVRYTTVQNWSNNVYNLVTQRAYVRAHGTMEWVDGNIGSKATMKYPACVLAEPYAKAETMSLGFAGKGQYQDTGAKMIHLAPHTSSTIVAKSISRGGGRSAYRGLVKIVDGAEGSSNSTVCDALLVDDYSRSDTYPHVDVREDDVSMAHEATVSKVSEDQLFYLMSRGLNEDEAMGMIVRGFVEPISRELPMEYALELNRLVELQMEGSVG